In a single window of the Diospyros lotus cultivar Yz01 chromosome 10, ASM1463336v1, whole genome shotgun sequence genome:
- the LOC127811288 gene encoding wax ester synthase/diacylglycerol acyltransferase 4-like codes for MNKQEEQGAAAAEEEVEEPASPIAQYFNSSALSIAILGVLELQVPFDDSQAMALLKSLFLPINPRFSSIMVRDKNGGKQWKRVEVNLRDHVKVPTFPPGTSSGFYDDHFSDYLTKIAMEQLPQSRPLWEIHIVKYPTRTAASHVIFKLHHAIGDGYSIMGALLSCLKRADDPSLPLTFPALRKGLNSQANSDGEAAGIFRRVPRVLSGLLNTVSDFGWSLLKSSYVEDDRTPIRSSADGVEFRPMRITTITFSLDQIKQIKSNLQVTVNDVIAGIIFLGARLYMQEAGPEFSKANSTALVLLNTRKNLAGYKSVAEMMSPSHDTKWGNQFAFLHIAIPELTKSESSDPISFVSKAQKTIRRQKNSGAVFLTGKLLDTLKRCMGPEAAAQHIHHTLKNSSMTITNMIGPVEQLTLADHPCAGIYFMVVGSPQSLTITLVSYMGNLRVAVGSEKGFVDSQKFQSSIQKAFEMMFKAAVKPANP; via the exons ATGAATAAGCAAGAAGAACAAGGGGCTGcggcggcggaggaggaggTGGAGGAGCCGGCGAGTCCGATCGCCCAATACTTCAACAGCTCCGCCTTATCCATTGCGATTCTTGGGGTTTTGGAATTGCAGGTTCCCTTTGATGATTCCCAAGCCATGGCCCTTCTCAAGAGTCTCTTCCTCCCCATCAACCCTCGCTTTTCCTCCATCATG GTTAGAGACAAGAATGGTGGAAAACAATGGAAGAGAGTGGAAGTAAACCTCCGGGACCACGTCAAAGTCCCCACATTCCCGCCTGGAACGTCTTCAGGCTTCTACGACGACCATTTCAGCGACTACTTGACCAAGATCGCCATGGAACAACTTCCACAGAGCCGGCCACTGTGGGAAATTCACATCGTCAAGTACCCGACCAGGACCGCCGCCAGCCACGTCATCTTCAAGCTCCACCACGCGATAGGCGACGGCTACTCCATAATGGGAGCTCTTCTTTCCTGCTTGAAGAGGGCCGACGACCCTTCTCTGCCGCTCACTTTTCCGGCTCTCAGGAAGGGCTTGAATTCTCAGGCGAATTCCGATGGGGAGGCCGCCGGAATTTTCAGGAGAGTGCCGAGGGTTCTGTCGGGGCTTCTGAACACGGTTTCCGACTTCGGGTGGAGCCTTCTGAAGAGCAGCTATGTTGAAGATGATCGGACGCCGATTCGGTCCAGCGCCGACGGGGTTGAGTTCCGGCCGATGAGGATAACCACCATCACTTTCTCTCTTGATCAGATCAAACAAATCAAGTCCAATCTTCAAGTG ACAGTGAATGATGTGATAGCTGGGATAATCTTCCTGGGAGCCAGGCTATACATGCAAGAAGCAGGCCCAGAATTCAGCAAGGCCAACTCCACAGCTTTGGTACTACTCAACACAAGGAAGAATCTTGCAGGCTACAAGTCTGTGGCTGAGATGATGAGCCCCAGCCATGACACAAAATGGGGCAACCAATTTGCTTTCTTGCATATAGCTATCCCAGAGCTCACCAAGTCTGAGTCTTCAGACCCTATCAGCTTCGTTTCTAAGGCACAGAAAACAATTAGGAGGCAGAAAAACTCTGGAGCTGTTTTCCTCACTGGCAAGCTATTAGATACACTCAAAAGATGTATGGGACCTGAG GCAGCAGCTCAACACATCCACCACACTTTGAAGAACTCAAGCATGACAATCACCAACATGATAGGACCTGTAGAACAACTCACTTTGGCCGACCATCCCTGTGCTGGCATCTACTTCATGGTAGTTGGTTCTCCACAG AGTCTTACAATAACATTAGTGAGCTACATGGGGAACCTGAGAGTGGCAGTGGGGTCAGAGAAAGGATTTGTCGACTCACAGAAGTTCCAGTCAAGCATCCAGAAAGCCTTTGAGATGATGTTCAAAGCTGCAGTGAAGCCTGCAAATCCGTAG